From the Pseudodesulfovibrio indicus genome, the window TTGTCCGCGTCGAGCACGGCGTGCACGTAGAGCATGCCGCCGCGCTCCAGGGAGAGCGGGGCCACGGAGATCTCGTCCACCAGTTGGCGGTCGTACTTGAAGGTCCGGTACAGGCGCGAGGTGTCGTCGCCGCCGAGCAGCTGGCAGAGCAGCTCAAGCCCGGGAATCTCGGCAGAGGAGGAATGCGGGATGGGGAACGCCGCGCCCAGGTACACCTTGTTCCACTTGCCGGACATCTTGACCACCTGCGGCCCGCTACCCGCTTCGGGAATGGGCAGGGTCTCGGGCGGGGTGAAGGACCGGGTGTTCTCCAGGGAGCCGAGCAGCCGGTCGGCCTCGGCCAGGATCTTGTCCGGGTCCACCTTGCCGACCACGGCCAGGAGCATGGACTGCGGCTGGTAGTGGGTGGCGATGTAGTTCTTGATGTCCGCGCGGGACAGGGCGGGCACGGTCTCGCGGTAGCCGATGATCGGCCAGGCGTAGCTTGAGTCCTTCCAGACCATGGACTGGAGGGTCTTGAACAGCTTGCTGGAGGGCGTGTCCTCGCCGCGCTCAAGTTCCTCAAGGACGACTTTCTGCTCGCTCTTCAGCTCGGCGGGGTCGATGACCTGGTTGAAGGCCATGTCCGTGACCACGTCCATGCCCAGGCTCCACTGGTCGTCGGGCACTTCCACATAATAGACGGTGTAGTCGAAGCTGGTGGCCGCGTTCAGGCTGCCGCCCACGGACTCGATCTGCCGGGCGGTTTCGCCGGGGCCGCGCTTCTTGGTGCCCTTGAAGACCATGTGCTCGAGCAGATGGCTGATGCCCGCGATCTTCGGGGTTTCATAGGCGCTGCCCGCGTGGACGTAGAGGCGGACGTTGACCAGCGGAAACCGGTCGTCCTCCTTGATCAGCACGGTCAGGCCGTTCTTGAGCCTGACGATGTTCGGCGCGCCCTGCGCGTTTTCGGTCAGGTCGGGCAGGGGCGCTTCCATGGCAGGGGCCGGGGCCGGTGCGGTCTCGGTTCTTTTATTCATATGGGCGAATTCACAGCCGGCCAGGAGCAGGGAAAGTCCCGCCAGCAATAAGAGTTTTCGGAACATGGAATCAACTCCAGAGGTGTCTTGGTCATTGTTGCCTTGATCAATTGGTTGTCGGTGCGGTTAATAAGATAAGTCCGAAAGTCGGTCTGGCAACCGGAGCAGGGAAGTACCCTAACCGAGAGGCGCGGAAATGGAAATGGCAAAAGGGTCGGCTCGGCGGCGGAGGGGAGGGTGTGATTTTTTTCGCAATGTACCCAAAAAATTACAGTGGCCCGAAATCATTGGTTTGAGCGTGCAATCAATGCCTTTTTTCCCTGCCGGAAGGCTTCCGTGGCGGGTCGACGGAGTCTCTAGATGGGGTTGGAGATATTGACAAATTTCTTTTTACCGGCCTAGGTTGGCTTTGATTGTCTAGGGAGCTTCTGTGTTCAACAAAACGGAGGAATTGAATGTCCATCAGTTACGCACCAGCTGGCAAATCCGGCAAGTGGGATGGCACAATGGACTGGCTGCAAATGCTGTCCGGCGCCAGCCTGATTTTGTTCATGTGGTGTCACATGTTACTGGTTTCCAGTGTCGTCATCAGCCCCCGGCTCATGAACGGTATCGCCGAGTTCTTCGAGGCGACCGGCATGGCCCAGGTGGGCGGTCCGCTCATTTTTCTCGTCTTTCTGACGCATTTCGTGCTCGCGGCCCGGAAGATTCCCTTCCGGTTCGAGGGCCAGAAGGTCATCTGGCAGCACGCACGGATGATGCACCACGGCGACACCTGGCTGTGGGTCATCCAGGTGGTCTCCGCCATGCTGATCCTGGTCATGGGGTCCATCCACATGTGGGTGGTCCTGACCGACCTGCCCATCACCGCCGCCAAGTCAGCGGCCCGCGTCCAGACCGGTTTCTGGGCCGTGTTCTACCTCTTCCTGCTGCCGCTGGCCGAGCTCCACGTGGGCATCGGCTTCTACCGCATCGGCGTGAAGTGGGGGTTCATCAAGGATCGTGAGCGGGGCAAGTTCAAGCGCGGGGAGAACATCCTCACGCTGACCTTCATCTGTATCGGGCTGGTCACTCTGGCCCGGTTCCTGTTCTTCAGCCTCAACTAACGGAGAATATGCCATGCAGACTATCTACACCGATTTTCTCGTTGTCGGCGCAGGTCTGGCGGGCGAACGGGCGGCCGTGGAAGCGGCCGAAGCCGGATTCTCCGCCATCTGTTTGAGCCTGGTCCCGGCCCGGCGGTCCCATTCCTCCGCCGCCCAGGGCGGCATGCAGGCCTCGCTGGGCAACTCGGTCATGGGCGAGGGCGACGGTCCCGACGTCCATTTCGCCGACACCGTCAAGGGGTCCGACTGGGGCTGCGACCAGGAGGTCGCCCGCCTGTTCGCGGACACCGCCCCCATCGAGATGCGCCGCCTGGCCCATTGGGGCGTGCCCTGGAACCGCGTGGTGCCCGGCAAGTCCATCTACTACAAGGGCGGCAAGCAGTTCGAGAAGGTCGAGGCCCAGGAAAAGGAAGGGCTGATCATGGCCCGCTCCTTCGGCGGCACGGCCAAGTGGCGCACCTGCTACACCTCGGACGGCACCGGCCACGCGGTCATGTGCACCATGGACAACCGCTGCGCCGAGAAGGGCGTGGAGGTTCACGACAAAACCGAGGCCATCGGCCTGATCCAGGACGGCGAGACCTGCTACGGCGTGGTCGCCCGCTGCCTGCGCACCGGCGAGCTGCGCGTCTACCTGTCCAAGGCGACCATGATCGCCTCGGGCGGCTTCGGGCGCATCTATCCGAACACCACCAACGCGGTCATCTGCGACGGCGGGGCGCATACCCTGTGCATCGGGACCGGCGTGGTTCCCATGGGCAACATGGAGGCGGTCCAGTTCCATCCCACCGGCATCGTGCCCACCGACATCCTGGTCACCGAGGGTTGCCGGGGCGACGGCGGCACCCTGCTCGACGTGGACGAAAAGCGGTTCATGGACATCTACGAGCCGGAAAAGGCCGAGCTGGCCTCCCGCGACGTGGTCTCCCGCTGGATGACCCACCACATGCGCGAAGGCCATGGCGTGAAATCGCCCTACGGCGAGCACCTGTGGCTCGACATCCGCCACCTGGGAGAGGAGCACATCACCGGCAAGCTCCGCGAGGTCTACGAGATCTGTACCTCCTTCCTGGGCGTGGACCCCATCCATCAACTCATCCCCGTGCGCCCCACCCAGCACTATTCCATGGGCGGCGTGCGCACCAACAAGGACGGCGCGGCCTACGGCCTCAAGGGGCTGTTCGCGGCGGGCGAGGCGGCCTGCTGGGACATGCACGGCTTCAACCGGCTGGGCGGCAACTCCCTGGCCGAGACCGTGGTCGCGGGCGGCATCATCGGCCGCAAGGTCGCCGAATACCTGGCCGGGTGCGAGACCGAGTTCAAGACCGCGCTCATCAATGACGAGGTCAGGAAGCAGCAGACGCGCATCGACGACCTGATCAGCGGCGCCAACGGCTCCGAGAACGTCTACAAGGTCCGGGCCGCCATGCAGGACGCCCTGCACAAGGGCGCGAACATCTTCCGCACCCAGGACGGCCTCGAAAAATGCGTGGCCTCCCTGCAGGAGACCCTGATCCGCGCCAAGAAGGTCGGGCTGCGTTCCAACGGCAAGGGCGTGAACCCCGAGCTGGCCGCCGCCCTCAAGCTGGAAGGCCAGGTCAGGATGGCTCTGATGGTCGCCTACGGCGCGCTCATGCGCACCGAGTCGCGCGGGTCGCACAACCGCGAGGATTTCCCCGCGCGCAACGACCGCGACTGGCTGACCCGCACCCTGGCCTACTGGAAGAAGCCGGACGACACCCTGCCGACGCTGGAATACGAACCGGCCACCTCCGTTGTCGAGATTCCTCCGGGAGACCGTGGCTACGGCAAGTCCGAAATCATCAGCGCCGACGACAAGAAGGAATAGCCCATGTCCAGATTATTGAAATTCAACATCTTCCGCTACAATCCCGAGGACGAGCAGTCCACGCCGCACATGCAGGAGTTCGTGCTGGAAGAGACCGACGCCATGACCCTGTTCATCGCGCTCAACCGCATCCGCGAGGAGCAGGACCCGTCGCTGCAGTTCGACTTCTGCTGCCGTGCGGGCATCTGCGGCTCCTGCGGCATGGTCATCAACGGCCGTCCCGGCCTGGCTTGCCACACCAAGACCAAGGACCTGCCGGGCGAGATCACG encodes:
- a CDS encoding fumarate reductase, with product MSISYAPAGKSGKWDGTMDWLQMLSGASLILFMWCHMLLVSSVVISPRLMNGIAEFFEATGMAQVGGPLIFLVFLTHFVLAARKIPFRFEGQKVIWQHARMMHHGDTWLWVIQVVSAMLILVMGSIHMWVVLTDLPITAAKSAARVQTGFWAVFYLFLLPLAELHVGIGFYRIGVKWGFIKDRERGKFKRGENILTLTFICIGLVTLARFLFFSLN
- a CDS encoding fumarate reductase flavoprotein subunit, with the protein product MQTIYTDFLVVGAGLAGERAAVEAAEAGFSAICLSLVPARRSHSSAAQGGMQASLGNSVMGEGDGPDVHFADTVKGSDWGCDQEVARLFADTAPIEMRRLAHWGVPWNRVVPGKSIYYKGGKQFEKVEAQEKEGLIMARSFGGTAKWRTCYTSDGTGHAVMCTMDNRCAEKGVEVHDKTEAIGLIQDGETCYGVVARCLRTGELRVYLSKATMIASGGFGRIYPNTTNAVICDGGAHTLCIGTGVVPMGNMEAVQFHPTGIVPTDILVTEGCRGDGGTLLDVDEKRFMDIYEPEKAELASRDVVSRWMTHHMREGHGVKSPYGEHLWLDIRHLGEEHITGKLREVYEICTSFLGVDPIHQLIPVRPTQHYSMGGVRTNKDGAAYGLKGLFAAGEAACWDMHGFNRLGGNSLAETVVAGGIIGRKVAEYLAGCETEFKTALINDEVRKQQTRIDDLISGANGSENVYKVRAAMQDALHKGANIFRTQDGLEKCVASLQETLIRAKKVGLRSNGKGVNPELAAALKLEGQVRMALMVAYGALMRTESRGSHNREDFPARNDRDWLTRTLAYWKKPDDTLPTLEYEPATSVVEIPPGDRGYGKSEIISADDKKE